Genomic window (Chitinophagales bacterium):
AATTATGGAGTTTTTGAATTTGGCTTTGAGTTTAGTGTTACTAAAAATGGAAAAGTAACTCAGTTGGGTGTTAAAAGTCCAGATGCTGGAGATATAAGAGCAACACTATGGGATTTAACCGATACTTCTATTATAGCACAAACAACAGTAACTGTTGTAGCAAATACTATGAAGTTTAATAATTTGGCTACAGCAGTAGAATTATCTACTTCAAAAAAATATGCCATTACTATGTTATCTAATGATTGGTTTCGAAAAAAGAGAACAAGCTCTGCAGATTATCCATATCCAATAACGAAAGGAAATGTAAAAATACAAAAATATGCATGGGTGGGTTCTTCATTTGGGACGGATGCAGTATATCCTACTATGTACGAAACAGATTATTTAGCAGGAATTGTTGATTTTACTTACGAAACAGAAGAATAAATAAAACATCTTCTTCATAAAACAATTAGTTTAAAATGTCCCAAAGTAGTTTTCTCTGCTTTGGGATTTTTTTATTTGTCTAAAAGTAAATGTCTAAAAATCTTGGCACTTGTTTCTAAAAATCTATGTATTTTTAAAAAATGGAAACCAAAGAAGAGCACATTATTAATAAGTTTAGAGAAATGGTAGCTAAACGATATAATTTCGATGGCTTACAAAAAAGGTTTACCTTACCTCCAAGTATTACACCAGAAATAGTTGAAGAAATTAAAAATTATTTTTTAACTACTATATATCCACCAGCAGACGAAAGAAAAAAACTAGAAGCTGCTTTTGCTAATCTAGCAGACTATGTTCGGTCGCCTAAAAAAATATGGAATCTCTTTGGAGATATGACTCGAGCTATTTTTAAATTTGGTAGTCAGTTTTTAAAAGCATTAAAAGCAGGTATGGACTCACTAAATTCTTTTGTTGGTGCTAAAAATTTTGAAAAATCAATGGTAGACATTGCGAATAAGCAAGCTATAACACCACCAATTTCCGATGAAGAATTTGAAGAATGCATGTATCGTTTACCAAGAGAAGAAATTGAAAAATTCATCAACGATGTGAAAAGTTTATTCGGTGCAATGGTAAATACTAAACTATTACAAAAAACACTCGATATATTAGATCATGTTATACAAACCATGGAGAAAAAACCACATGTTTTTCCAAAAGAAGATGTAGAAGGCATAAAATTAGGAAAGTCGCTATTAAAAAGTGGTTATAATATCTTTTCCAAGTACGATGAACCAACCAAAACAGCAATAGTCGATTTTATTTATAAAAACGAAATGTGGTTTGTTGACGATGTTTACAAACGAAAAGAAGGACAGTAATACTTCTCGTCATTGCGAAATTTTGAGAGGAACGAACAAAATTGTGGCAATCTCAAACTATAAACTGCTATAAAGTAGATTACCTGTCTACCGACAGGTAGATATTGCAGTCTTGATTTTTTGCTACTTTTGTATCAAGACAAAAGTAGATGATACTAAACTTAGAAGCAGTAATTCATCTAAAATTTCAATTAGTATTTTAAAGGTTTGGCAAAATCTATAATTTAGACTAATTAACAAATATTCATAAATATAGTTTGGCAACACAGCAAACAACGCAGTATATTTATACAATGGCTAAAAAAGTGATTTATACCGATGAAGCTCCAGAACCAATAGGACCATATTCTCAAGCTATTGTAGCAAATGGCATGTTATTTGTTTCTGGTCAAGTTGCAATTGATGCATTCTCTGGTGTAGTAGTAAGAGATAGTATTGAAGCAGAAACAAAACAAGTGATGCAAAACATTGGTCATATCTTACAAGCTAATGATATGGATTATAGTCATATTATAAAAACAACTATTTTTTTAAAGGATATGCATGATTTTCCTAAAATGAATGAAGTTTACGGAAGCTATTTTTCAAATCAACCACCAGCTAGAGAAACTGTAGAAGTAAGTTGTTTACCAAAAAATGTAAGCGTAGAAATATCTTGCATTGCTATAAAATAAATTATTATGAAATATATTTACATACTTGTTTTTTTGTTTGGATTTAACTTTGGAGCTTTAGCTCAAAAAAACAATCAATATTGTTCTCAAGCAAAAGATTCTGCAAAAGCAGATATGCTTAGTGACACCAATGCAATAAAATTTTATATTGATGGAAAATATAATGCAATGAATGCTTATTTGGAAGTCAAAATAGGAAACAATTTTTATGAAAAAAACTTAGTAAAAATAAACGAAAATAAAACCACACCAGAGTATAGAAAATGCTACAATGATGCTGTTCAAAAAAAACTAGACTCTTTATATGACACTAACTTTTTTGCTAATGCAGAAAAAATAATGAAAGAGTACGATCAACAAGGTAAAGGTTATAGAAGGGCAATGTTTCCAAATGGCGACCAAGCAATGAATGTTTTTGTTGCTAAAAATGTAAAGCTACCAAACAACTGTAAACCAGATGATGGCTCTGATAAAATCTCTGTTTATTATTATATAGAAGTTAGTGATATTGGAAAAGTATCTATAGTTCAATTGGTGAAATCTAATTGTAAAGCAGCAGAACAACCAGTTGCAGATGCTATTAGTAAACTACCAGAATTTATTAATGCAACAAAAGCAGGTCAGCCACAAACTACCAATTTAATTATTCCTTTTGTAAAATAATAATATAACTTATAATATATCGCTCGTCATTCCGTAATTTTGAGGAACGAAAAATATACGGAATCTGTTTTTGCAAAAAAACCATTTTGAATACGCAATGTTTAATTATTTATGCAATTTGATTTACAATTACCATTTCAACCAGCAGGCGACCAGCCAGCAGCAATCAATCAATTGTATAATGGTTTAATTAATAATGAAAAAGAACAAGTATTATTAGGTGTAACTGGCTCTGGAAAAACTTTTACTATTGCCAATGTAATTCAACAAATACAAAAACCAACATTGGTTTTAACACACAACAAAACACTAGTGGCTCAGTTATATGCAGAGTTCAAATCTTTTTTTCCAAACAACAAAGTAGAATATTTTGTGTCGTACTACGATTATTATCAACCAGAAGCATATGTACCAGCAACCAATACTTATATAGAAAAGGATTTATCTATCAACCAAGAAATTGAAAAACTTAGATTAAGTACTACTTCTTCACTAATGAGTGGACGAAGAGATGTTATTGTAGTGGCTTCGGTTTCTTGTATTTATGGCTTGGGAAATCCAGAAGCTTATAAAAATCAAATAATAAAACTACAAGTTGGGCAAACCATTTCTAGAAATACATTTTTATTTGATTTAGTTTCTATTTTATATGAAAGAACTACAGATGAATTCAACAGAGGTAACTTTAGAGTAATTGGTGATACGGTAGAAATATTTTTACCATATACCGATTTTGGTTATCGTATTACATTTTGGGGTGATGATATTGAAACCATAGAATCTTTTAATCCAGAGAATGGTTTAACTATCGAAAAAAGAGACAATGTATTAATATATCCAGCAAGTATATATTTAGCACCAAAAGATATGTTGCCAACCATCATCAACGAAATTCAAGATGAATTACAAGAACACATAAAATATTTTCAAAGCATAAATAGGTTTGAAGAAGCTGCTCGATTAGAAGAAAAAACCAACTTCGATTTAGAGATGATTAGAGAGTTAGGTTATTGTAGTGGTATAGAAAATTATTCGAGATTTTTTGATAGACGACATGCTGGTGATAGACCATTCTGTTTGCTAGATTATTTTCCAGACGATTTTTTATTAGTAGTAGATGAAAGCCATGTAAGCATTCCGCAAGTAGCAGGAATGAGTGGAGGCGATAAAAGTAGAAAGCAAAATTTGGTAGAATATGGTTTTCGTTTGCCATCAGCTTTAGATAATAGACCTTTAAATTTTCATGAGTTTGAATCATTAATTAACCAAGCAATTTTTGTAAGTGCTACGCCAGGCGATTATGAGCTGAGTAAAACAGAAGGCGAATTTGTAGAACAAGTCGTGCGTCCAACAGGTTTGTTAGATCCACCAATTGTTATTCGTCCAAGCATCAACCAAATTGATGATTTAATACATGAAATTCATGAACGCATAAAAAAAGAGGAAAGAGTTTTGGTTACAACACTTACCAAAAGAATGGCAGAAGAGTTATCTAAATATTTTAAAGAAATTAATATAAAAGCTAAATATATACATAGTGATGTTGATACTATGGAAAGAGTAGAAATTATTAAAGCACTACGAATTGGTGATTTTGATGTATTGATAGGTGTAAATTTACTACGAGAAGGTTTGGACATTCCTGAAGTAAGTTTGGTGGCAATTTTAGATGCAGACAAAGAAGGGTTTTTACGCAATACTAGATCGTTGACACAAACGGCTGGTAGAGCTGCAAGAAATGCTAATGGTATGGTTATTTTTTATGCAGATACCATTACCAAAAGTATGCAACAAACCATTGATGAAACCAACAGAAGAAGAGAAAAACAAATAGCATATAATATAGCACACAATATTACACCTAGAACAGTTTTTAAGAGTAAAGAAGAAATTATTAGTGGTGCTTCTATTTTAGACATTAGAGAAAAACCAATACAAGAAGAAAAAATAAAACAAACAGCTGCGGAACCTACGATAGAATATTTATCTAAACCAGAAATTGAAAAGAAGGTTGCCGAACTAAAAAGACAAATGCAAAAGGCAAGTAAGCAAATGGACTTCATGGAAGCTGCTCGACTTCGAGATGAAATGTTTGAATGGCAGAAGAAGATAGAATGAAAATAGAAACGACTTTTGAAATAAAAGAGAAAATTAGTTTTTTAAGAAGAACTAAAGAATATTTTTTACAATATAATTTTATAATATTAGATGAAGACACAATAAAAAACACAATTTCTTTTAAAAAAGGTAGTGTGTTTAAAAATGCATTTGTAACAAATCCATTAAACCTACAAAGTCAGATAGATATATCATTACAAAACATGACAGCAAATATAGTATACAACCTCAATACACAACAAGTCATTACTTCGCCAAAAGATATAGCTGTTTGGAATACTTTAATTGAAAATTATAAAACATATGTGCTTCACTATAAAAATGAAGCAGAAATATTAGAAGAGAAAATAAAAGACACAAAAAAACAAACCAATCAAATAATACTATATATTGTAATTATTAGTTTTATATGTAGTATTCCTATTTCTTTTATTGCTGTTAAAACAGGATTTATAATTATGCCAATTGAAATAATAATATTGTTTGCAGTTTTTTATTATGTAAAGAAAAATAAATAAAAAAGTCCTACAAAAAACTGTAGGACTTCATGAAAAAAACTAGTGTTTTGTTTTTAGTTCAAAACAATGTTTTTTGTTATGGTTTTAATGTTAATGGATTAATATAGTTTTCACTAGGTGTCCAGTCTTCGTTGGCTAATCTAAATGTATTGGTAGATACAGTTATTTTATCACTATCATAAATTACACGACCTTCTCCAACTTTTATAAACGCATTAGTTGTGTTTTTAATTTCTTTGGTAGATAGTAAAGAGTAATACAAGTCTTCAATATCATCGCTATTGCTAGATTTTTTACCAGAAAACATAAACAAAAATTGTTGAATATCTGTAGTGTCTCCATCAGTATTTATCTTAAAATTATTTACTATAGAATAAACAGTAAAATAATCGCCTTCGCCAGAAGTATAAGAGAGTTCATTGCTTGAAACACTAATGGTATTCTTTTTTTGAAAATATACTTCTCTTTTATTATTATCTTGACTTTCAAATTTTATTTTATCAGGCACAAAGACATGTCCAATTACATCTCCACTAATGTTCGAGTTTTTTAATTTGTTTGGAGAAATAATATATATACCATTTATTGTTGTTGGAGAATTGCCTTCGTAAATTGGCATTCCTAGGTCTTTTAATACTTGAAAAAGAGAATCTGGAATTTGACTAGTTACTTGTTCAGGAATTCCTGAAGTTGTAATGTTATCTTCTTTTTTACATTGAGTTGTAAATAGCATAAAGAGTGCTAATACAAAAAAAGAAATGCTAAGTTTTTTCATGATGTTTAATTTTAAAATGTGAAATAATTAATTATAACATCAAATTTATAGTAAGTAACAAGTACATAAAAAGACAAAAGAAGACTAAAAATATAGCTTTAGAGTAGAAAAGCATCAATATATTTATACTGATAATCAATCGTTTATATGTCAAAATAAGTATTGCTTTAGAAATAAAAAAGAGCAACTTTAAATATATAAAATTGCTCTTTAATATAAAGGTTGATTGTGTTTAATTTAATGTCCAAATATCATTAGTAATATTACCATTAGCCAATCCGCCAATAATTAATAATTGGTTATTAAATAGTACTGCTTGAAAATCTCTTCTAGCACCATAACTTGTAGTTATAACATTTTGTATCCAGTTTTTTCCATCGGTAGATTTATAAATTTCATCGGTTATACTTCCACCATCTTTTTGACCACCAATAACATAAATAGAGTTATTATATACTACGGATTCAAAACTATAACGACTAACAAAAGTGCTATCACTATTTTCGGTTTCGTTTGTCCAAAAATTTCCATCGGTTGTAGACCAAACATCATTATAATAGTTTCCATCAGAATATCCGCTAATTAAAAATAATTTATTATTATATACTACTAACTTATTATGTAGTCTGTTGCTAAAAGTATCACTACTTATTGTATGTTGCACCCAAGTAATACCATCAGTTGTAGACCAAACATCGTTTAAACCAGTAACAGAACTATTGTTTGTTCCTCCAACAACCCACATTTGGTTATTGTAAACAGTTGCTCCGAAAAAGTGTCTGGCAGAAAAAATACTAGATGTAGTTACTTCATTCCAAGTAATACCATCAGAAGAGTTCCAAATTTTATTTCTAGATCTTGCACCTTCTAAAAATCCACCAATCAACCACATTTTATTGTTAAAAGTTAATAAAGCACCACCAGCCACAGGTAAAAATTGAGTGTGACCATCGGCTAATACTTCATTCCAAGTAATGCCATCAGTAGAAGACCATACAGCATTATCATGCGTATAGCCATCGGCGAGTTCTCCACCAACTAACCAAATTTTGTTGTTAAAAACTGTCGTTCTGTGCCATCTTCTTGCAGAAAAAATATTACCAGAAGTTGTTGTTTGGGAAAAGCTAAGCGTATCTGGACTAAGCACTGTTGGTGTTGGTTCTGGCGTTGGAGTAGGCGTATTGTCTTCTTCTTTATTGCAAGAAATGATGCTTATCATAGCTAAAATAATAAGACTTACTACTAAATTCATTTTAAGATTTTTCATATACTATATTTTTATTGATATTAGTTATAATCAAAAATCTTAAAAAATAAAGTGTCTAATTTTCTATATAGGTAAGTGATTTACTTTTTTTAATAAATGTCCTTGGTTTATTGATAAGTGCTTTTTCTATAATGTAATACTAGAAGAAGAGACTATTGTTTTTTCTTATTAAAATATTGATAAATGGTTTTATTGTGTAGTTTGGCAGTCATCCACCAATCAATTTGAAAATATTTTAAGAAGTTTTTTTGTAGTGGATTTTTTAGCATTTCTAGTATTTCTGCTTGATAATTGGCTATTACTTTAGCTTTTTCTTTAGATGTTTCTACTAATGAATATTCTTCTAGCATATCTAAAACTTTATTTTCTATTTGATATAATTTATTATCTCTATACAATTTTTTCTTAATGTTGTAATATTCATTTTCATTGAAAATAGATTGTTTTAATTCTATCAAAATAATTTGTCTAATAATAAAACCATAGCTTTCTAAATCTTTAGAGTGTTTTAGATACTTGTCGTTTAAAAGTAAATTGATATAAGTCAATGCATTTTCAAAATCATCTAAATAAATATAAGTTAAAACAATATCATTGCAAATAGTAAGTAGCGTATCTCTTCTATCTTTAAAATAATTATTATATACAAATATAAATTCTGGAAGTATATTTTTTATTTCATCAAAATGAAATAAATCTATGCTCAGATTTCTATCTACATACATTAATTCAAATCGCTTAACGCGAACAAAAGTATCATCGTTAATTTTTGAAAGCGTTTTTTGCAAAGTTGTTTTTACTTCGTCAAACTTTTCAAATTGATTGGTATTCTGCATTCTTCGTATTAGGTTTGCCATTATTTTAACAAAGTCTTTCAAATTATATGTAGCATAATCTTTATTCTGTTTTAATAGTTCATATTGAATAAGTGTTTCTTTGTATGCTTTTTCAACATCTGAAGACATTAGCCAAACTTGATTTCTTATAAAGTAAAATAGTAATTTGGAACGAATAGTTATGGCTGCTTCTTCTTTAGATAGCCAATCTTTTTCTAATACAAAATTTTTTATTTCTTTATTTTCTTCTTTTCGTATATATAATATTTCTTTATTTCTTTTTAAATCAAAAGATAAATTTTTTAGATGCTCATATATTCTAATATTTTCTAATTGTTCTAGTACTTTTTTATACTCATTATTTAAATTGACTCTTTCTTGTTCGTCGTCTTTATTGTAAGAAAGGATACCATTATATAATTGGAAGTATTGACTATAAAATTCAAGAGCTTCATATTTTAAAATATTATCTTTAAGTTTTGAAAGTCGTTTGCTTGCTGTATTAATAATTTTTCTATCGATTAAAAATCGTATTTGATTAATTTCTATATCAAAAGATGCAGCAAGACTATCTCCTGTTTGGTTTGTAGTAAAAGTATTTATAATTAAATCGAAAAGATATTTTTTAGCTTGTGGCAGTCTATCTATAATAGATGAATTTTTTAATTTTCTTTTTAAGTCGGTTTCACTAAATGTTTCCTGTTTGGTTAGAATATCAAAAACTAAAAAGTAGTCGTTGTCTTTCTCATTTTTTCTTTTGTAAGCAAATTTTTTAAAATAGGCCTTTTCTGTAGACGATAAACTTTGAATTAATAAATGTAACTCGTTCTTTGTTTTTTCCATGTTTTTTTATTCTAAATCAAAGAAAGTATTAATATAGTATAAAAAAAATAAAGTTTATAAAATTAATAAAACAAACTAAAGTGTAGATTTCCTATCTTTACACTATTATGAGTATAGATGCAAATATTAATAATGAGATAAAACAAGCGATGTTGGCTAAAGAAGAAGCTAAACTAAGAACGCTTAGAGCTATAAAATCTGCATTTTTGTTAGCTAAAACAGAAAAAGGTAGCGATGGAACAATTTCTGAAGACAAAGAAATTAAAGTAATTCAAAAATTATTCAATCAAAGAAAAGAGTCGTTTGATATTTTTACTAAAGAAGGAAGAGCAGAGTTAGCCGTGAAAGAAAAAGAAGAAATGGATATTTTAGAGTCGTATTTGCCAAAACAATTAAGCGATGAAGAACTTGAAACATCTGTTAAAAATATTATAGCACAAGTTGGAGCAACCTCTATGCAAGACATGGGAAAAGTAATGGGAATTGCAAGTAAACAACTAGCAGGAAAAGCAGATGGTGGTAGAATTTCTGCTATTGTAAAATCTGTTTTAGGTTAGAATAAGCATCAAATCTTAGAGTAGCGAAGAGTCTTTCAGTTTTTTATATTAAATATAATAATATATTATTTATTAATTTTAATTGCTTTTTGTATTACTACATTATTTGGAATGGTAATAGTATTGCCTTGTATAGTTTTAATATGCATAAAGAAAAAAGAAATATCTATAATAATACCTTCTATAGGAAAATCTTTGTCTTCAATTAAAATATTATCGCCAATACCTAACGGATGATTAAAATACATTATAATTCCAGAAGTAATATTTGATAAAACGGACCATTGTGCAAAAAAAGCAACACCAAGTACAGTTAAAGCAGAAGAGATAAATAAACCAATTTGATTTTTTTCGATTCCCCAAATGGCTGCTAAAAAAATAATGCCAACAACACCAGAAATCAAAGAGAATAACTTGATGGTTAGTTGTCTTCTTTCTAAGCTAAAGTGAAACTTTTTTAGTGTTTTATATATAAAATCTTTTATGTATAAATTGGAGATAATATAAAATCCAATAATTGATAAAGTAATAACAATCTTTATTTCTAACTCATTCATAGTGCAAAAGTATAACAAAATTTTACTACAAAAGGTTTCTATATCATCTAATTTAAATGTTAACTATTGTTCAAGACAAAAATTATGAAACTTGATGCTTTGTCTATATATTTCTAATTCGTAATTTGAGATAAATATGCTATACAAAACCATAGAAGTACAAAGCTTACCTGTTCCAATTAAAGTTTATGTAGAACAGAGAAATAACTCAAGAGTTGCTTTAACTCAAAAAAATATTATCATTCGATTGCCAACTCATATTAGTAATGACGAAAAAAACAAAGCCATTAAAGAACATATTGCTTGGGCAAAAGAAAAAATTGCTTCAAAAAATGTATATAAACATCAAAGCAAATCTTTAGATTTTTATCAAAATCGTACATTTACGATATACGATAAAGTATTTACTATTACACATCAATTCCATGCTAAGAAAAATCAATTAAGTTATCTTGGAGATGGTAAAATTCTTATTTATCTTCAACTTACAAACAATGAAAATCAATCAGTAAAAATTATACAGAAACTATTAATTCGTTTTGCTCAAAAATATTTCTTGCAAAAAATCATCAATAAAACACTACAATTCAATCAACAATATTTTCAAGAAGACATTCGCTCTGTAAAACTCAATTATACTATTTCAAAATGGGGAAGTTGTTCTTCCAAAAAAGACATTATGTTCTCTACAAAACTATTGTTGTTGCCAATACATATTATTGATTATGTAATTATTCATGAATTAGCACATCTAAAAGAAATGAATCACTCTGATAAATTTTGGATTTTAGTTGCTAAAGCCATGCCAGATTATCAAACCAAAGATAAATGGTTGAGCAAACATGGTAGCGAATTTGATTTTTAGCATTAATATATATAACATATCAAAAATCTAAAAAAACAGACCTAAAAGGTTTAAGTCCGAAATATTTTCAGCAATAGATGTAAATGTCTCGAAATTGCATTGCGAGGAACGAGCAATAGGCATGAAGAGACAAATTTATCATCGGTTTGCTTCACCAAAATAAAAACGAAGAAAAGCAAAATTGCCTTAAATGTTTCTTGACTCTTGCCTGCTGGCAAGCAGGTTTTGGTTCGTTTTGCATCAAGACAAAATGAACAAAACAATTTTTTAGATTTTACCTCTTGTCATAAAAACTATCAACTGTTTATTAACGAAAATAACCAGTAAGTAAAAATTAACTTTTAGTTGGTATCTTTGTCTCATGTTCCGATTTTTAGCATTCGCAATCATTCTTTTTACATTTTCTGCTTGTAAGTACAGCGATGAACCTAAAGTGTTTGACAATGAAAACATTCATTTAGAATATCCATCGTATCTCAATAAAAACAAGCAAGTATATCCACAAGAAAACAATGTAATTAGTGCTCAAAACGATTATAGAGATGTGTATTTCTTCGTAGCAGATTTAGGACAAAAACCAGGTTCAAATGGTTTTAATATTACCTTTGACAATATAACAAAACAACTATTAACTAATGTAAGAGATGCTTTGTTAGAACAAGATACTTCGTATACGCTTTCTAATGGTTTAACTACAAGACGAGCAATTATTTCTGGAATTGTAGCATCAAAAAATCAAGAAAAAAGAATGTTGTTTTTTGTAAATCTTTATGAAGACAAGCAACACAATTTGTATCAACTAACTTCTTGGATTTTTAGACATAAAAGGTCGGTTTGGGAAAATGACTTAAACAGTATTGCCAATTCCTTTTCAGTTAAATAACATGTTAGTTGTGATGATAAAACTAGTAATATTTGAAAAAGGTGCGTCATTCCGTAATTTTGAGGAACGAAAAATGTACGGAATCTATCATAGTAAAGTTTGCTGTAAAAACAGAAATAACAACAAATAATAAAATTAATTTCAAAATGTTATATAATTCTTTTCATCTTTACAAAAAAACAAATTGAGCGTAGTTAAAAAATTAGCTTCCGACACAGTTGTCTATGGTCTGAGTAGCATCATAGCAAGAGTCATTAATTTTTTGTTTGGTTTTCTAATCATCAAATTTGTAACGCAAGAAGAATTTGGTATTTATACTAATTTTTACGCTTACGCTGGATTTATTTTAATCGTACTAACGCATGGAATGGAAACCGCTTTTTTTCGTTTCATCAACAAAGAAGGAGAAAACAAACAAGTTTTTGCAACTGCTTTTTATAGTGTACTTATTGCTGTTGTGTTGTTTATATTGTTTGCTTTCGGATTTCAAAATAGCATTTCAAATTTTGTAAAAGAATCGCATTTATTTATACAGCTATTTGCTTTAATTATGTCTTTCGATGCATTGGCAGCTATTCCTTTTGCTAAGTTAAGAGCAGACAATCGACCATTACAATTTGCCTTTTTAAAAATATTAAATATTGTATTTTTTATTGGATTGTGTTTAGTTTTCTTCTATAATGTTATTAATGTTTCTACAATTACATTTGGTTGGATTGACAATACAGTATCTACAGTAAGTTATATTTTTATTGCTAATTTATTTGCAAGTTTATTAACTTTAGTTTGTTTAATACCAAAACTCAGTGCTATTAAATTTGGATTTAATCTATCACTACACAAAAAAATGTTTGTTTATGCTTTGCCAATTATGCTTATTGGTTTAGCAGGAATGGTTAATCAAATGTTAGACAGAGTGATTATGGTACATCTTTTACCTTATGATGATGTAACGAACAAAGTTCAATTAGGTATTTATGGTTTCAACTACAAATTTGCTATGATTATCAGTATGTTTTTACAAGCATATCGATATGCAGCAGAACCAATATTTTTTAAAGCAGCACAACAAGCAGATAATAAACAAGTGTATGCCAGAACGATGTTGTTTTTTGTTATTTGTGCTTGTGTTATTTTCTTGTTGATTAATCTGTTTATGCCAATTATACAACAACTGTTTTTATGGTATTCACCAAATGCCAAAGCATATTTCGTTGGAGCTAAAATTATTCCAATACTATTAGCAGCATATTTATGTTTTGGTATGTATTTTCAAATATCTACTTGGTACAAAATAAAAGACAAAACTTATATTGGTGCAATCATTGCTATAGCTGGAGCTGTAATTACTATTGTTTTAAATATTATTCTAGTACCAAAATTAGGATATATTGGAGCATCAATCACTACTTTTGTTTGTGCATTTTCTATGCTGTTAATTGGATATATTACAGAGCAAAAATATTATCCAATTCCATATAATTTAAAACGAATTGCATTGTATATTTTCACTTCATTTGCATTATATGGTTTATTTTTATTGCTCAATCAATCTTCATCACTTATAATAAGTACAGCAATTGGTTTCGTTTTATTTACTATTTATTTGTTAATGATTTATTTCTTAGAAGTAAAAACCAAATCCTCTACTTCTCTTAAAAAATCCTAACACCATACAAAAACAAGCATTATCCAATTATTTTGCTACTAAAATCATATCTTTGTTTTAACTACTGGCTGATGATTACATCAACTAGTAAAAATCAATAACGATTAGTATATGAAAGTAAAAATTGTCAATAACTCAGAAAACGATTTACCAGAATACGAAACTGATGGTTCTGCTGGCTTAGATTTAAGAGCACATCTTCAAGAACCAGTAGTATTAAAACCATTGCAAAGAGCTTTAATTCCAACAGGTTTATAT
Coding sequences:
- a CDS encoding oligosaccharide flippase family protein, coding for MSVVKKLASDTVVYGLSSIIARVINFLFGFLIIKFVTQEEFGIYTNFYAYAGFILIVLTHGMETAFFRFINKEGENKQVFATAFYSVLIAVVLFILFAFGFQNSISNFVKESHLFIQLFALIMSFDALAAIPFAKLRADNRPLQFAFLKILNIVFFIGLCLVFFYNVINVSTITFGWIDNTVSTVSYIFIANLFASLLTLVCLIPKLSAIKFGFNLSLHKKMFVYALPIMLIGLAGMVNQMLDRVIMVHLLPYDDVTNKVQLGIYGFNYKFAMIISMFLQAYRYAAEPIFFKAAQQADNKQVYARTMLFFVICACVIFLLINLFMPIIQQLFLWYSPNAKAYFVGAKIIPILLAAYLCFGMYFQISTWYKIKDKTYIGAIIAIAGAVITIVLNIILVPKLGYIGASITTFVCAFSMLLIGYITEQKYYPIPYNLKRIALYIFTSFALYGLFLLLNQSSSLIISTAIGFVLFTIYLLMIYFLEVKTKSSTSLKKS